The following coding sequences are from one Streptomyces sp. NBC_00536 window:
- a CDS encoding GNAT family N-acetyltransferase — translation MAVRVRAARPDEAAALGALALRSKAHWGYDEAFLTACAPQLRIGAGEVGARRAVVAQAAPGGAVLGLATLEGRAPVVELGLLFVEPAAIGRGVGRLLYRDAVRRARELGCHTLLIDADPHAAGFYRAMGAIPRTGGGPVDGLVRFEVRLGAAEPWVAAWAGGGGSVHVGNVAEYNAQFADASLDREQVAAHHYACLAAFYGPRPAALVLPRPVPVWWTEQVARQLDWTGVEVHDGLAPDRPGLSAAVRSRPALAARLTGSGAALVPWGQSAGFARLAGYGPWRPQVLRYESKAASHALFAGIVAAGGHPGVVVPRQWRVRGRWAAARLLAARARAGRGTVFKSEHGVGGSGTRVVTARDVRAAGGAFAALRGLPRGPLLAEEYAHDPGGAVRDLTYDAFVDAAGRVHPVGGAVMHVVGTGYRGATVGPGVVPDGADKTLSAFGEAVGRELAASGYRGWFDVDFVSAGGGLLAPTETNLRLTGPSAAFVVKARLDELRGGDHVVRIMDRVELGARLPEALAGELCAALARGCAALGAVFVPAIPTAAFDPVPWLGVLVAAHTREAVDAAEALVRAEAAAVGAMFGDSFQGTHS, via the coding sequence ATGGCGGTACGTGTTCGGGCCGCACGGCCGGACGAGGCGGCGGCGCTCGGCGCGCTGGCACTGCGTTCGAAGGCGCACTGGGGCTATGACGAGGCGTTCCTGACCGCCTGCGCGCCGCAGTTGCGGATCGGGGCCGGGGAGGTGGGCGCGCGCCGGGCCGTGGTCGCGCAGGCGGCGCCCGGCGGGGCCGTGCTCGGGCTGGCCACGCTCGAAGGCCGGGCGCCCGTCGTCGAGTTGGGCCTGCTGTTCGTGGAACCGGCCGCCATCGGCCGCGGGGTTGGGCGGCTGCTGTACCGGGACGCGGTGCGCCGGGCCCGCGAACTGGGCTGCCACACCCTGCTGATCGACGCCGACCCGCATGCGGCCGGGTTCTACCGCGCGATGGGGGCGATCCCCCGCACCGGCGGCGGGCCGGTGGACGGGCTGGTCCGGTTCGAGGTGCGGCTCGGCGCGGCGGAGCCGTGGGTGGCGGCCTGGGCCGGGGGCGGGGGCTCCGTACACGTGGGCAATGTCGCCGAGTACAACGCCCAGTTCGCCGATGCCTCCCTGGACCGGGAGCAGGTCGCCGCGCACCACTACGCCTGCCTGGCCGCCTTCTACGGGCCCCGGCCCGCCGCGCTGGTCCTGCCCCGGCCGGTGCCCGTGTGGTGGACGGAGCAGGTGGCGCGCCAACTGGACTGGACGGGGGTGGAGGTGCACGACGGGCTGGCGCCCGACCGTCCCGGTCTGTCGGCCGCCGTACGGTCGCGGCCCGCGCTCGCCGCCCGGCTGACCGGGTCGGGGGCGGCGCTGGTGCCGTGGGGGCAGAGCGCGGGGTTCGCGCGGCTGGCGGGGTACGGGCCGTGGCGGCCGCAGGTGCTGCGGTACGAGTCGAAGGCGGCCTCGCACGCGCTGTTCGCCGGGATCGTGGCGGCGGGCGGGCACCCCGGTGTGGTGGTCCCCCGGCAATGGCGGGTGCGGGGCCGGTGGGCCGCGGCCCGGCTGCTGGCGGCCCGGGCCCGGGCCGGACGGGGCACGGTGTTCAAGTCCGAGCACGGGGTGGGCGGTTCGGGTACCCGGGTGGTCACGGCCCGGGACGTACGGGCGGCGGGCGGGGCCTTCGCCGCACTGCGCGGGCTGCCGCGCGGGCCGCTGCTGGCCGAGGAGTACGCGCACGACCCGGGCGGGGCGGTGCGCGACCTGACGTACGACGCCTTCGTGGACGCGGCGGGGCGCGTCCACCCGGTGGGCGGGGCGGTGATGCACGTGGTGGGCACCGGATACCGGGGTGCCACGGTCGGCCCGGGGGTGGTGCCCGACGGGGCGGACAAGACGCTGTCGGCCTTCGGTGAGGCGGTGGGGCGCGAACTGGCGGCCTCGGGCTACCGGGGCTGGTTCGACGTGGACTTCGTGAGCGCGGGCGGGGGGCTCCTGGCCCCGACCGAGACGAACCTGCGGCTGACGGGTCCTTCGGCGGCCTTCGTCGTCAAGGCCCGGCTCGACGAACTGCGCGGCGGGGACCACGTGGTGCGGATCATGGACCGGGTGGAGCTGGGCGCGCGGCTGCCCGAGGCACTGGCCGGGGAGCTGTGCGCCGCGCTGGCCCGCGGCTGCGCGGCCCTCGGCGCCGTCTTCGTACCGGCGATCCCGACGGCCGCCTTCGACCCGGTTCCCTGGCTGGGGGTGCTGGTGGCCGCGCACACCCGGGAGGCGGTGGACGCGGCCGAGGCCCTCGTGCGCGCCGAGGCGGCTGCCGTGGGGGCGATGTTCGGTGACTCCTTCCAAGGCACCCACTCCTAA
- a CDS encoding DUF350 domain-containing protein gives MSDIINGLGRTSAFGALGLVLLILGIVLVDVLTPGALRKQIWEERNRNAALQLSSALLGVGGIVFTSIWTTYDDFGKGLLNTAAFGLLGLILMGLAFLVLDLFTPGKLGAIVVDPEPHPAVWVTASCNLAVAAVVAASIS, from the coding sequence ATGAGCGACATCATCAACGGACTCGGCCGCACCAGCGCCTTCGGCGCACTCGGGCTGGTGCTGCTGATCCTCGGCATCGTCCTCGTGGACGTGCTGACGCCCGGTGCGCTCCGCAAGCAGATCTGGGAGGAGCGCAACCGCAACGCGGCCCTCCAGCTCAGTTCCGCCCTGCTCGGCGTCGGCGGGATCGTCTTCACCTCGATCTGGACGACGTACGACGACTTCGGCAAGGGACTGCTGAACACGGCCGCCTTCGGCCTGCTCGGCCTGATCCTGATGGGGCTGGCCTTCCTGGTCCTGGACCTGTTCACCCCCGGAAAGCTCGGCGCGATCGTGGTCGACCCGGAGCCGCACCCGGCCGTGTGGGTCACCGCCTCCTGCAACCTCGCGGTCGCGGCCGTCGTGGCGGCCTCGATCTCCTGA
- a CDS encoding acyltransferase family protein, which produces MAWRIERDTPAHRDRAVDALRALALLAVPTGHWLLGGFTLDSAGALHNASPLSAFAALAPASWVLQMLGIFFLVGGYASVLSYHRRKGSAGSWLRGRIARLGRPVLGVTAVWAVAAPVLFAAGVPVTTLRTGATLVIQPLWFVGVYAAVTALTPYCVRAARRLGGWAAAPLLVSVAVVDFLRYGPYADSVPSWLALVNILPGWLFAYQLGVSWGEGRIGRRGAWLLCAGGTALFAALLVLFHYPASMVGVPGEARTNSHPPSLLVLALASAQSGAAILVRDRLARLLARPALWAPVVVVNLCAMTVLCWHQSAMLAAAVPAAALGGIQGLTTAPDSPLWIVQRLAWLPVFAAILVLIARYARRFEAPWTRTTAARRTAAGLLSAGFAVFALGLA; this is translated from the coding sequence ATGGCCTGGCGGATCGAGCGGGACACCCCCGCCCACCGGGACCGCGCGGTCGACGCGCTGCGCGCGCTCGCACTGCTGGCCGTCCCCACCGGGCACTGGCTGCTGGGCGGGTTCACCCTGGACTCCGCCGGCGCGCTGCACAACGCCAGCCCGCTGTCCGCCTTCGCCGCGCTCGCGCCCGCCAGTTGGGTGCTCCAGATGCTCGGCATCTTCTTCCTCGTCGGCGGCTACGCCTCGGTGCTGTCCTACCACCGCCGCAAGGGCTCCGCCGGGTCCTGGCTGCGGGGCCGGATCGCCCGGCTGGGGCGCCCGGTGCTCGGTGTCACCGCCGTGTGGGCGGTGGCGGCGCCGGTGCTGTTCGCGGCGGGCGTGCCGGTGACCACCTTGCGGACCGGGGCGACGCTGGTGATCCAGCCGCTGTGGTTCGTCGGGGTGTACGCGGCGGTCACCGCCCTCACCCCGTACTGTGTGCGCGCGGCGCGGCGGCTCGGCGGATGGGCGGCGGCGCCGCTGCTGGTCTCGGTCGCCGTGGTGGACTTCCTGCGCTACGGGCCGTACGCGGACTCCGTACCCTCCTGGCTGGCCCTGGTGAACATCCTGCCGGGCTGGCTGTTCGCCTATCAGCTCGGGGTGTCCTGGGGCGAGGGCCGGATCGGGCGGCGCGGGGCCTGGCTGCTGTGCGCGGGCGGGACGGCGCTGTTCGCGGCGCTGCTGGTGCTGTTCCACTATCCGGCGTCGATGGTCGGCGTACCGGGCGAGGCCCGCACCAACTCGCACCCGCCGTCGCTGCTGGTCCTGGCGCTGGCCTCGGCGCAGTCGGGGGCGGCGATCCTGGTCCGCGACCGGCTCGCGCGGCTGCTGGCGCGACCGGCCCTGTGGGCTCCGGTCGTCGTCGTCAACCTGTGCGCGATGACCGTCCTGTGCTGGCACCAGAGCGCGATGCTGGCCGCGGCCGTGCCCGCCGCGGCCCTGGGCGGGATCCAGGGGCTGACCACGGCGCCGGACTCGCCGCTGTGGATCGTCCAGCGGCTCGCCTGGCTGCCGGTGTTCGCGGCGATCCTGGTCCTGATCGCCCGGTACGCGCGGCGGTTCGAGGCCCCGTGGACCCGGACGACGGCGGCCCGGCGCACGGCGGCCGGGCTGCTCTCGGCGGGCTTCGCCGTCTTCGCCCTCGGGCTGGCGTAG
- a CDS encoding alpha/beta hydrolase, producing MRRFGRTLVTAVLTVAVITGTAGWASADTQQAVTGPVPGTAAWLAEPGLRAGGGAGTGPGAVRGLPDPGRAAPREVARFFAALDPDEAQALVRRHPLVVGNLDGVPVALRYQANRIAILASGEARYLSLAGAGRQILAFDPRGRGQVAEVFGDLARAEHVAVIVPGSDNDASTHDRTRKPYSGPGGMAQALRASTGDATAVVAWTGYTTPVGVGLDAAQGRLAEAGAARLTRFLAGLDAVGAADPALFCHSYGSVVCGLAARNTDARDIVVLGSPGMRADNVAALHTRARVWAAKSPSDWIDDIPNVEFAGLGHGADPTSSAFGARRVPAADAEGHAGYFVPGTQSLAAFAAIATGAAR from the coding sequence ATGCGCCGCTTCGGGAGGACGCTGGTCACCGCCGTACTGACGGTGGCCGTCATCACGGGAACCGCCGGCTGGGCGTCCGCCGATACCCAGCAGGCGGTCACCGGGCCGGTGCCGGGCACCGCCGCCTGGCTGGCCGAGCCGGGTCTCCGGGCGGGCGGCGGGGCGGGGACGGGTCCGGGGGCGGTGCGGGGGCTGCCCGATCCCGGGCGGGCCGCGCCGCGCGAGGTGGCCCGGTTCTTCGCCGCGCTGGACCCCGACGAGGCGCAGGCGCTCGTACGCCGTCACCCGCTGGTCGTCGGCAATCTGGACGGCGTACCCGTGGCGCTGAGGTATCAGGCGAACCGGATCGCGATCCTGGCCTCCGGCGAGGCCCGCTACCTCTCGCTCGCCGGGGCGGGCCGGCAGATCCTCGCCTTCGACCCGCGCGGACGCGGTCAGGTCGCCGAGGTGTTCGGCGACCTGGCGCGCGCGGAGCACGTGGCCGTGATCGTGCCGGGTTCGGACAACGACGCGAGTACCCACGACCGTACGCGCAAGCCGTACAGCGGGCCGGGCGGGATGGCCCAGGCCCTGCGCGCCTCGACCGGTGACGCGACCGCCGTGGTGGCCTGGACGGGCTACACGACCCCGGTCGGGGTGGGGCTCGACGCGGCCCAGGGGCGGCTCGCCGAGGCCGGGGCGGCCCGGCTGACCCGGTTCCTCGCCGGGCTCGACGCCGTCGGCGCCGCGGATCCGGCGCTGTTCTGCCACAGCTACGGCTCGGTGGTGTGCGGGCTGGCCGCCAGGAACACGGACGCGCGGGACATCGTGGTGCTCGGCTCCCCCGGCATGCGGGCGGACAACGTGGCCGCGCTGCACACCCGGGCCCGGGTGTGGGCCGCGAAGAGCCCCTCCGACTGGATCGACGACATCCCGAACGTCGAGTTCGCCGGGCTCGGGCACGGCGCCGATCCCACCTCGTCCGCGTTCGGCGCCCGCCGGGTCCCGGCCGCCGACGCCGAAGGCCACGCCGGCTACTTCGTTCCCGGGACCCAGTCCCTGGCGGCCTTCGCCGCGATCGCGACGGGAGCGGCCCGATGA
- a CDS encoding helix-turn-helix transcriptional regulator — protein sequence MDDLAGFLRTRRSRVDPTAVGIPVDSRRRVEGLRREEVAHLSGVSVDYYVRLEQGRATQPSEQVLDALARVLGLDDTERGHLHRLARQRHRRAKAPGGRVRPEVLRVLGLVTGAPALVMDHRLDALAGNRLAQLLFGRPLPGLNIARHLFLEEAERGLYADWDACTLDVVGHLRLAAGQYPEDPRLASLIGELAMGSERFRRLWARADVRARTHGRKAYRHPLVGPLVLHQENFALPDAPGMELVVLSAAPGSPAEDGLRLLAALDADSGDAHHPAKARVRE from the coding sequence ATGGACGATCTTGCGGGCTTCCTGCGGACCCGGCGCTCCCGGGTCGACCCGACGGCCGTCGGCATACCCGTCGACAGCCGCCGCCGGGTCGAAGGGCTGCGCCGCGAAGAGGTCGCGCACCTGTCCGGAGTCAGCGTCGACTACTACGTGCGCCTGGAGCAGGGCCGCGCGACCCAGCCCTCCGAGCAGGTCCTCGACGCCCTCGCCCGCGTCCTCGGCCTCGACGACACCGAGCGCGGGCACCTCCACCGGCTCGCCCGGCAGCGCCACCGCCGCGCGAAGGCGCCGGGCGGGAGGGTCCGCCCGGAGGTGCTGCGCGTCCTCGGACTGGTCACCGGCGCGCCCGCGTTGGTCATGGACCACCGGCTGGACGCCCTCGCCGGGAACCGGCTCGCCCAGCTCCTCTTCGGCCGGCCGCTGCCCGGCCTGAACATCGCCCGGCACCTCTTCCTGGAGGAGGCCGAGCGCGGCCTCTACGCGGACTGGGACGCCTGCACCCTCGACGTGGTCGGGCACCTGCGCCTGGCCGCCGGCCAGTACCCCGAGGACCCCCGGCTGGCCTCGCTCATCGGCGAGCTGGCGATGGGCAGCGAGCGCTTCCGCCGCCTCTGGGCGCGCGCGGACGTACGCGCCCGCACCCACGGACGCAAGGCGTACCGGCACCCGCTGGTCGGACCGCTGGTCCTGCACCAGGAGAACTTCGCCCTCCCGGACGCGCCGGGCATGGAACTGGTGGTGCTGTCCGCGGCCCCCGGCAGCCCCGCCGAGGACGGCCTGCGCCTCCTGGCGGCCCTGGACGCGGACAGCGGCGACGCGCACCACCCGGCGAAGGCCCGGGTCCGCGAGTAG
- a CDS encoding NAD(P)H-dependent oxidoreductase has product MKTLIVHAHPEPKSLNSSLKDLAVATLEGAGHEVRVSDLYAMNWKAVVDASDYGPDASSPLKVARDSGRAFEAGTLTPDVLAEQEKLRWADTIIFQFPLWWYTMPAILKGWVDRVFTYRFAYGVGEHSDTQYGERFGEGTLAGRRALLSVTAGGPEAHYAARGINGPIDDLLFPIHHGILYYPGIEPLPPFVLYGTDGMTDEDYADVAKAWQERLLTLESTEPIAFRRQNFGDYEIPSLHLKEGLEPTGRTGFGLHVRG; this is encoded by the coding sequence ATGAAGACGCTGATCGTCCACGCCCACCCGGAGCCGAAGTCGCTCAACAGCTCACTGAAGGACCTGGCCGTGGCCACACTGGAGGGCGCCGGACACGAGGTGCGGGTGAGCGATCTGTACGCGATGAACTGGAAGGCCGTGGTGGACGCGTCGGACTACGGCCCCGACGCGTCGAGCCCGCTGAAGGTGGCCCGGGACTCGGGCCGGGCCTTCGAGGCCGGGACGCTCACCCCGGACGTCCTCGCCGAGCAGGAGAAGCTGCGGTGGGCCGACACGATCATCTTCCAGTTCCCGCTGTGGTGGTACACGATGCCCGCGATCCTCAAGGGCTGGGTGGACCGGGTGTTCACGTACCGCTTCGCCTACGGCGTCGGCGAGCACAGCGACACCCAGTACGGCGAGCGCTTCGGCGAAGGCACCCTCGCGGGCCGCAGGGCCCTGCTGTCGGTGACCGCGGGCGGCCCGGAGGCGCACTACGCCGCGCGCGGGATCAACGGCCCCATCGACGACCTGCTGTTCCCGATCCACCACGGCATCCTCTACTACCCGGGCATCGAGCCGCTGCCGCCGTTCGTGCTGTACGGCACCGACGGGATGACCGACGAGGACTACGCGGACGTCGCCAAGGCCTGGCAGGAGCGCCTGCTCACCCTGGAGTCGACCGAGCCGATCGCCTTCCGGCGGCAGAACTTCGGTGACTACGAGATCCCCTCGCTGCACCTGAAGGAGGGCCTGGAGCCCACGGGCCGCACGGGGTTCGGGCTGCACGTGCGCGGCTGA
- a CDS encoding DeoR/GlpR family DNA-binding transcription regulator: MLAAERRDHLLGLLDREGKIVAKDVAAELRISEDSVRRDLRDLAAEGLCQRVYGGALPVSPATADYAARQTVAPDGKRRVAAVAARLVRPGGTLILDGGTTALAVARALPQDLACTVITHSPTVAAALLGHPRAELFLLGGRVFKHSAVACGAAAVEAAQNVSADLCLLGVTGVHPEAGLTTGDAEEAAMKRALAARAADTYVLASSEKIGTASRFRVLPWDEISGLITDADPHDAVVERLTALGVEVLAA, from the coding sequence ATGCTGGCCGCTGAACGGCGTGACCATCTGCTGGGCCTGCTGGACCGCGAGGGCAAGATCGTCGCCAAGGACGTGGCCGCCGAGCTGCGGATCTCCGAGGACAGCGTGCGGCGCGACCTGCGCGATCTCGCGGCCGAGGGATTGTGCCAGCGCGTCTACGGCGGGGCGCTCCCCGTCTCCCCCGCGACAGCGGATTACGCCGCCCGGCAGACCGTGGCTCCGGACGGCAAGCGGAGGGTCGCCGCGGTGGCCGCCCGCCTGGTGCGGCCGGGCGGCACGCTCATCCTCGACGGCGGCACCACCGCCCTCGCCGTCGCCCGGGCGCTCCCCCAGGACCTGGCCTGCACCGTGATCACCCACAGCCCGACCGTCGCCGCGGCCCTCCTCGGTCATCCGCGGGCGGAACTCTTCCTGCTCGGCGGCCGCGTCTTCAAACACTCGGCGGTCGCCTGCGGCGCGGCCGCGGTCGAGGCGGCCCAGAACGTCTCCGCGGACCTGTGCCTCCTTGGCGTCACGGGCGTCCACCCCGAGGCGGGGCTCACCACCGGCGACGCCGAAGAGGCCGCGATGAAGCGTGCCCTGGCCGCGCGCGCGGCGGACACCTACGTCCTCGCCTCCTCCGAAAAGATCGGCACGGCTTCGCGGTTCCGCGTCCTGCCCTGGGACGAGATCAGCGGGCTGATCACCGACGCCGACCCCCACGACGCCGTCGTCGAGCGGCTCACCGCACTCGGCGTGGAGGTCCTGGCGGCCTGA
- a CDS encoding NUDIX domain-containing protein, whose protein sequence is MTDTPRPGIDIPDHRGRTALDRAGRDLDRNPDVRVRDVELTSQGWHVLRRTTFDYRRRDGRWITQRHETYDRGNGAVVLPYDAERRCVLLTRQFRYPAYVNDHPDGMLIEAAAGLLDADDPPTAVRRESAEELGVTLGPLTHVLDAYMSPGSVTERLHFFAAPYTAADRTGTGGGVEEEGEDIEVLELPFGEALGMIRDGRITDGKTILLLQWAALDGPFAA, encoded by the coding sequence ATGACGGACACCCCCCGCCCCGGCATCGACATCCCCGATCACCGCGGCCGCACCGCTCTCGACCGCGCGGGCCGCGACCTGGACCGCAACCCCGACGTGCGGGTCCGCGACGTGGAGCTCACCTCCCAGGGCTGGCACGTGCTGCGCCGCACCACCTTCGACTACCGGCGCCGCGACGGACGGTGGATCACCCAGCGGCACGAGACCTACGACCGGGGCAACGGCGCGGTCGTCCTGCCCTACGACGCCGAACGCCGCTGCGTCCTGCTCACCCGGCAGTTCCGCTACCCGGCCTACGTCAACGACCATCCCGACGGCATGCTCATCGAGGCCGCGGCGGGACTGCTCGACGCGGACGACCCGCCGACCGCCGTGCGGCGTGAGAGCGCCGAGGAACTCGGGGTCACGCTCGGCCCGCTCACCCACGTCCTCGACGCCTACATGAGCCCCGGCTCCGTCACCGAACGCCTGCACTTCTTCGCGGCCCCCTACACCGCGGCCGACCGGACCGGGACCGGCGGGGGAGTCGAGGAGGAGGGCGAGGACATCGAGGTCCTGGAACTCCCCTTCGGCGAAGCGCTCGGCATGATCCGCGACGGGCGCATCACCGACGGCAAGACCATCCTGCTCCTGCAATGGGCGGCCCTGGACGGCCCCTTCGCCGCGTGA
- a CDS encoding chaplin, translated as MSRFLKSAALALAVGIAVAGGATTASADANATGAAIGSPGVLSGNVIQVPIHIPINLCGNSINVIGLLNPAGGTTCINS; from the coding sequence ATGTCCCGTTTCCTGAAGAGTGCGGCCCTCGCGCTGGCCGTCGGCATCGCCGTTGCCGGAGGGGCGACCACGGCGTCTGCCGATGCCAACGCCACCGGTGCGGCCATCGGCTCCCCGGGCGTCCTGTCGGGGAACGTGATCCAGGTGCCGATCCACATCCCGATCAACCTGTGCGGGAACAGCATCAACGTGATCGGCCTGCTCAACCCCGCTGGCGGAACCACCTGCATCAACAGCTGA
- a CDS encoding alpha/beta fold hydrolase, protein MSIQPTRATLTIDGRTLSYLDFGGTGRPLLALHGHLSEGSSFTDLAAALGPDWRVIAPDQRGHGDSDRADDYTRAGYVADLVALLAHLGIDRTVALGHSLGGINAYHLAAEHPALVEAFIDVDGPVDLPDHGTSPLAFVLGFPYTAATREDLLAACGPMAPALAPGLRRLPDGSGWRLPFHPQDTVDSENLVHGDHWKQWLASSCPALLINGLRSQALPVRQALDMTDRRPGTTYRSLDTDHFVLQADPAGSAALIREFLATL, encoded by the coding sequence ATGTCCATCCAGCCCACCCGCGCCACCCTGACCATCGACGGACGCACCCTGTCCTACCTGGACTTCGGCGGAACCGGCCGCCCGCTCCTCGCCCTGCACGGCCACCTCTCCGAGGGCTCCTCCTTCACGGACCTCGCCGCGGCCCTCGGCCCCGACTGGCGGGTGATCGCACCCGACCAGCGCGGCCACGGCGACTCCGACCGCGCCGACGACTACACCCGCGCCGGCTACGTCGCCGACCTCGTCGCCCTGCTGGCCCACCTCGGCATCGACAGGACCGTCGCCCTCGGCCACTCCCTCGGCGGCATCAACGCCTACCACCTGGCCGCCGAACACCCCGCTCTGGTCGAGGCGTTCATCGATGTCGACGGCCCCGTCGACCTCCCCGACCACGGCACCAGCCCGCTCGCCTTCGTGCTCGGCTTCCCCTACACCGCCGCCACCCGCGAGGACCTCCTCGCGGCCTGCGGCCCCATGGCCCCCGCCCTCGCCCCCGGGCTGCGCCGCCTGCCCGACGGATCCGGCTGGCGACTGCCCTTCCACCCGCAGGACACCGTCGACTCCGAGAACCTCGTCCACGGCGACCACTGGAAGCAGTGGCTCGCGAGCAGCTGCCCGGCCCTGCTGATCAACGGCCTCCGCAGCCAGGCCCTGCCCGTCCGTCAGGCCCTCGACATGACCGACCGCCGCCCCGGCACGACGTACCGCTCCCTGGACACCGACCACTTCGTCCTCCAGGCCGACCCCGCCGGCAGCGCGGCCCTCATCCGGGAATTCCTGGCCACCCTCTGA
- a CDS encoding response regulator transcription factor translates to MTIRVIIVDDQAMVRAGFAALLSAQADIDVVGEAPDGRRGIEVARTTHPDVVLMDVRMPEMDGLTAARALLGPAPGVVHRPKVLMLTTFDIDDYVYEALRAGASGFLLKDAPPADLIAAVRVVASGEALLAPSVTRRLIADFVQQRPAPRKDPALRLNGLTPRETEVLELIARGLSNQEIAGHLVLAEQTVKTHIGRVLGKLDLRDRAQAVIFAYEAGLVRPGDGA, encoded by the coding sequence TTGACCATCCGCGTGATCATCGTCGACGACCAGGCCATGGTGCGGGCGGGGTTCGCCGCGCTGCTGTCGGCGCAGGCCGACATCGACGTCGTGGGCGAGGCCCCCGACGGCCGCCGCGGCATCGAGGTGGCGCGCACCACGCACCCCGACGTGGTGCTGATGGACGTGCGGATGCCGGAAATGGACGGGCTCACGGCGGCCCGCGCCCTGCTCGGGCCGGCGCCCGGGGTGGTGCACCGGCCGAAGGTGCTGATGCTGACCACCTTCGACATCGACGACTACGTGTACGAGGCGCTGCGCGCGGGCGCCTCCGGGTTCCTGCTGAAGGACGCGCCGCCCGCCGACCTGATCGCGGCGGTCCGCGTGGTCGCCTCGGGCGAGGCACTGCTGGCACCGTCGGTGACCCGGCGGCTGATCGCGGACTTCGTGCAGCAGCGGCCCGCGCCGCGCAAGGATCCGGCGCTGCGGCTCAACGGGCTGACCCCGCGGGAGACCGAGGTGCTGGAGCTGATCGCGCGCGGGCTCTCGAACCAGGAGATCGCCGGACACCTCGTCCTGGCCGAGCAGACGGTCAAGACGCACATCGGCCGGGTCCTGGGCAAGCTGGACCTGCGGGACCGGGCGCAGGCCGTCATCTTCGCCTACGAGGCCGGGCTGGTGCGCCCGGGCGACGGCGCCTGA
- a CDS encoding sensor histidine kinase → MRSEETPGPSRGLAVVLRTPARAAEPLFAQAPKRWQRRLPYAVVAVALLTLLPVTASVLTNDYKAGGGWAGALAVAQTVPLLLALTRPLAAWAVVLAADTIGAVVLVHADRITGQTWPWTPMVIVGYLLLMACLGLRESIRTLVGVWLATGVVGALLGFLQPDGVTSTHALLFVLAGVMLVVTGALRGVGDAQRRVAEQESISEAERAGRTLLEERTRIARELHDVVAHHMSVITVQADSAPYRLPDMPEDVRAEFGAIAASARESLSEMRRLLVVLRGDGVDGERAPQPGLARLQQLVEATVRAGLPVELSMTAEAARAAEAVPAVDLSAYRIVQEALANVVRHAPGATTRVAVRHDPGGPQGEGGPGEVLVLVVNGRPRSAPVRLESSGTGHGLVGMRERVRLTGGTLDTGPLPDGGFRVAARLPLHAPAEDSS, encoded by the coding sequence ATGCGAAGCGAAGAGACCCCCGGTCCGTCGCGCGGGCTGGCCGTGGTGCTGCGGACCCCGGCCAGAGCCGCGGAGCCGTTGTTCGCGCAGGCCCCGAAGCGCTGGCAGCGCCGACTGCCGTACGCGGTCGTCGCGGTGGCCCTGCTCACGCTGCTGCCCGTGACGGCCAGTGTCCTCACCAACGACTACAAGGCGGGCGGCGGCTGGGCGGGCGCGCTGGCGGTGGCCCAGACCGTGCCGCTGCTGCTGGCGCTGACCCGGCCGCTGGCCGCGTGGGCCGTCGTACTCGCCGCGGACACCATCGGCGCGGTGGTCCTCGTCCACGCGGACCGGATCACCGGGCAGACCTGGCCGTGGACGCCCATGGTCATCGTCGGTTACCTGCTGCTGATGGCCTGCCTGGGGCTGCGCGAGTCGATCCGGACCCTGGTCGGGGTGTGGCTGGCGACCGGGGTGGTCGGGGCGCTGCTCGGTTTCCTCCAGCCGGACGGGGTGACGAGCACGCACGCGCTGCTGTTCGTCCTGGCCGGGGTGATGCTGGTGGTCACGGGGGCGCTGCGGGGCGTGGGCGACGCGCAGCGCCGGGTCGCCGAGCAGGAGAGCATCAGCGAGGCCGAACGGGCCGGGCGCACCCTGCTGGAGGAACGGACCAGGATCGCCCGCGAGCTGCACGACGTGGTGGCCCACCACATGTCGGTGATCACGGTCCAGGCGGACTCGGCGCCCTACCGGCTGCCGGACATGCCCGAGGACGTACGGGCGGAGTTCGGCGCGATCGCGGCGAGCGCCCGGGAGTCGCTGAGCGAGATGCGGCGGCTGCTGGTGGTGCTGCGCGGCGACGGCGTGGACGGCGAGCGGGCGCCGCAGCCGGGGCTGGCGCGGTTGCAGCAGCTGGTGGAGGCGACCGTACGGGCGGGCCTGCCGGTGGAGTTGTCGATGACGGCGGAGGCGGCGCGGGCGGCGGAGGCGGTGCCCGCGGTGGACCTGTCGGCGTACCGGATCGTGCAGGAGGCGCTCGCCAATGTGGTGCGGCACGCACCGGGTGCCACGACCCGGGTGGCGGTGCGCCACGACCCGGGGGGCCCGCAGGGTGAGGGCGGCCCGGGCGAGGTGCTGGTGCTCGTCGTCAACGGGCGGCCCCGCAGCGCGCCGGTGCGGCTGGAGAGTTCGGGCACCGGCCACGGTCTGGTCGGGATGCGCGAACGCGTACGGTTGACCGGCGGGACGCTGGACACCGGTCCGCTTCCCGACGGCGGCTTCCGGGTCGCCGCCCGCCTGCCGTTGCACGCCCCTGCCGAGGACTCCAGTTGA